Genomic segment of Scardovia inopinata JCM 12537:
CCTCTACTTCGCCGAACTGGCTGAGTAGACCATAGCTGACAAAGCGATGCAGTAATTCCGCAGACTTTTCTGCGCAGCTTACTGATCAGGGTCCCACTCTACAAGGTGGGACCCTCCTGTATACGGGCCCTTACAGAGGCATCTTCCCATCGCCCTGGTAGTCAGCACCAATGCTATACACATTAGACAAGGGAGTAAGTATCTATGACAGATTCAGAACGACCTCCCCGTTCAGGAGAGCAGTATCTCATCTCTTGTGGAGATTATCAGGCAGTCATTAGCCAACAGGGAGCTGCCCTGCGCCGTCTAGATTGGCGCGGTCAGGAGCTTATTGTTCCTTTTGATCCCAATAAGCCAGTCCCCACCTGCCACGGTCAGCTCCTGATTCCCTTCCCCAACCGGGTGGAGGATGGAGAATACACCTTCGAGGGCAGGCATTACGAGCTGCCTCTTGACGAACATGAGCGCCGCAATGCCATTCATGGGTACGGATATCGCCACCCGTGGAAACTGGAGGAAAAAACGCCGTCAAGAGTAAAGCTCAGCTGGCGGACTCCCAATATGGCTGGCTATCCTTTTGACCTGACCGTGACTGCCCTTTATGAGGTGACTGCTGATGGGCTTTCTGTTACTGTTGCGGCTCATAATTATGGAGAGCTCAATGCCCCCTGGGCTTGTGCCATTCATCCCTGGCTGGCGAACGGCAAGCACAAGGTGGGAGACGCCATTGATGCTGACAATGCTTTATGCCGACTCCAGCTGCCAGCCCGCACCCATGTCAGGGTTAATGACCGACTCCTACCCATCGGTACCGAATCTGTGGATGGAACCCGCTACGATCTGCGGGAAGGAGCCAGATTTGAGGGTCAGGCTTTTGATGATGCCTGGACCGATCTGGATCATGCTGCTGACGGAACAGTGACTGCTGTGTTCACCCGGCCTGATGGCATTGAAGTCAGCCTGACCGGAGACGACACTATCACATCTTTCCAGGTCTGCACCGGAAGCGGCTTCCCAGAAGCAACAAAACCCGCCGGCGTAGCCGTAGAACCTCAGACAGCGTATGCCAACGCCTTCAACAGCGGAATCGATCTGATTGTCATTAAACCTGGTGCAGAAACAAGAACCAGGGTACAATTCAGCGCTACGACAGTTAAGCAGTAAGACTTTCTAAAATGACAGAAGTCTTACTGTCTCACTTATATGTGATAATTCCAAAGGCTGATTTTTTACCAGTTGACCCTTACACAAGGAGGACCTATGGGAAAGCGTGGACGCATGCGCCGCGAGCGCCGCAAGAAGGCCGCAAATCATGGCAAAAGGCCTAATGCCTAAGCAGGTGATTCACGGCAGCATTATTAATGTATGTTATT
This window contains:
- a CDS encoding aldose 1-epimerase family protein, which codes for MTDSERPPRSGEQYLISCGDYQAVISQQGAALRRLDWRGQELIVPFDPNKPVPTCHGQLLIPFPNRVEDGEYTFEGRHYELPLDEHERRNAIHGYGYRHPWKLEEKTPSRVKLSWRTPNMAGYPFDLTVTALYEVTADGLSVTVAAHNYGELNAPWACAIHPWLANGKHKVGDAIDADNALCRLQLPARTHVRVNDRLLPIGTESVDGTRYDLREGARFEGQAFDDAWTDLDHAADGTVTAVFTRPDGIEVSLTGDDTITSFQVCTGSGFPEATKPAGVAVEPQTAYANAFNSGIDLIVIKPGAETRTRVQFSATTVKQ
- a CDS encoding 50S ribosomal protein bL37 — translated: MGKRGRMRRERRKKAANHGKRPNA